In Geotalea uraniireducens, the genomic window CAAGAATATATTGAAATTGCTGTTTTATTGTCGTTTAACAATTTTTATTTTTACTCAAGCAGGAGGTTGGGATGCTTATACTTGCCCTGAATTGCGGCAGTTCTTCGGTCAAATATCAGCTGTTTGATTGGGCGAAGAAAGAGGTGGTGGCCAAGGGAATGGTTGAGCGGGTCATCATCGGTGACTCTTTCATCATGCACGAGGTGCCGAGCCGCGAAACCTACCGTCGGGAGTACGAGTGTCCAGACCATCAGGTGGCCATCGACCTGATCATCAAAACCCTTGTCGATCCGGAACATGGTGTGGTTAAGGAGATTAATGAGATCTCCGCGGTCGGGCATCGCGTCGTCCATGGCGGCGAAAAGTTCACCCGTTCCGTGCTGATCGACGAACAGGTCCTCGAAGCGGTGAAGGAGGTGCAGCATCTGGCGCCGCTGCACAACCCGCCGAACATTGCCGGTATCGAAGCGGCCCAGGCTATTCTTCCCCAAGTTCCCCACGTGGCAATTTTCGATACGGCCTTTCACCAGACGATGCCCGAATTTGCCTATCTCTATCCGCTTCCCTACGAGTGGTACGAGAAATACGGCGTACGGCGCTACGGCTTCCATGGAACGTCGCACCTGTACGTTTCCAAGCGGGCATCGGTGCTGCTCGGCAAAAAGCCGGCGGAATGCAACATTATCACCATGCATATTGGCAACGGTGTCTCCCACTGTGCGATCAGGGGGGGCGTTTCCGTCGATACGAGCATGGGACTGACGCCGCTCGAGGGGGCGGTGATGGGGACCCGTTGCGGGGATATCGATCCGGCCATTCCGGCCTTCATGATGCAGAAAGAGAACCT contains:
- a CDS encoding acetate kinase codes for the protein MLILALNCGSSSVKYQLFDWAKKEVVAKGMVERVIIGDSFIMHEVPSRETYRREYECPDHQVAIDLIIKTLVDPEHGVVKEINEISAVGHRVVHGGEKFTRSVLIDEQVLEAVKEVQHLAPLHNPPNIAGIEAAQAILPQVPHVAIFDTAFHQTMPEFAYLYPLPYEWYEKYGVRRYGFHGTSHLYVSKRASVLLGKKPAECNIITMHIGNGVSHCAIRGGVSVDTSMGLTPLEGAVMGTRCGDIDPAIPAFMMQKENLSAKEIDSILNKKSGVLGITGRFTDRRDVIEQAQNGDSRCAVALDIEAYRLKKYIGTYMAALGRLDAVVFTAGVGEMGWPIRERTLEGLEGIGIKLDRERNKGAMTRKRETLITSDDSPIKVFVIPTDEELVFTEDVVAILDGTYTDHMNFDYSFARADFVRK